The Eurosta solidaginis isolate ZX-2024a chromosome 4, ASM4086904v1, whole genome shotgun sequence genome includes a window with the following:
- the LOC137247801 gene encoding uncharacterized protein: MPKRIKIKNKNSEKLSCQKTSREDCSFVIGKGRNAKVIEAHKSVLARASTVFASMFSDCKADESFNIPLENILDYIDFKVVLEYIYFKKTDSVENLSLKRLKHVAYLADYYMLDKLLNACHIKMEKTITEKHTSFDDFLQCFEYQNKLGRWFTSFQNNGSIYTWASIEKNFPYASKELLTNTSVYDLDPLYFYELLKALSSKFKETERFCLIENYAKIHRLKMEEFPLNTSQIDSHSTFTMGDSNETNDVNLVPGKTLKEMFDLINFKKMTPNEFRFGPAVSEVWNTTAEEKYQLLLAITATCSSVPSQSMSERCRYCNNVVYN; encoded by the exons ATGCCAAAGCgtatcaaaatcaaaaacaaaaacag CGAAAAGTTAAGCTGCCAGAAAACTTCGCGGGAAGATTGTAGCTTCGTAATAGGAAAAGGAAGGAACGCTAAGGTTATTGAAGCGCATAAATCTGTACTGGCGCGTGCGTCTACTGTTTTTGCAAGTATGTTCAGTGATTGCAAAGCAGACGAAAGTTTCAATATACCTTTGGAAAATATATTGGATTACATCGACTTTAAAGTAGTGTTAGAgtatatttatttcaaaaaaactgaTTCGGTTGAAAACTTAAGCTTGAAACGCTTGAAGCATGTGGCTTATCTGGCGGATTATTATATGCTCGACAAACTTCTCAATGCTTGCCATATCAAAATGGAAAAAACTATTACCGAAAAGCATACAAGCTTTGATGATTTCTTACAATGTTTTGAATACCAAAATAAATTAGGACGATGGTTTACTTCATTCCAAAACAACGGTTCAATATATACTTGGGCTAGTATTGAAAAAAACTTCCCGTATGCATCTAAAGAGTTATTGACTAATACGTCAGTTTATGATTTGGATCCACTATATTTTTACGAACTGCTTAAGGCGCTTTCTTCTAAATTTAAAGAGACAgaacgcttttgtttaattgaaaattatgctAAGATACACCGACTAAAAATGGAGGAATTTCCACTTAATACAAGCCAGATCGATTCTCATAGTACCTTTACAATGGGCGATTCTAATGAAACAAATGACGTAAATTTAGTTCCAGGAAAAACATTGAAAGAAATGTTTGATTTAATAAACTTCAAGAAAATGACTCCCAACGAGTTTAGATTCGGCCCCGCCGTTTCCGAAGTTTGGAATACAACTGCTGAGGAAAAGTATCAACTCCTGCTTGCAATTACTGCTACTTGTAGCAGTGTCCCGTCCCAGTCCATGAGTGAAAGGTGCCGTTACTGTAATAATGTCGTGTATAATTAG